The following is a genomic window from Bombus affinis isolate iyBomAffi1 unplaced genomic scaffold, iyBomAffi1.2 ctg00000981.1, whole genome shotgun sequence.
acagtggagcttaattgaaacactgatcatattccgcgattgtaaaacaataatagaaaatcgtgtttcttttgaagggtatgaaattgtcaggagattatgccataaatgaaattggaaactagctggtcaaagggattaaactcaattaaactgaactgtgttatattgtacaaaggctagagaactgctaccaaatatctgctagtttaaaggtgtcccttataaattataattatatttcaaattcaatctcctagtaataagtaaattaatattttacctaaaatctgtgatatagataacaaaaataaattctttacattattcgttagtttgcaatataattagaatattctttatttttattttctggtgtctttgttattcttaaaagataaactgcttatttacaaatttaacactgcatatgctattaataaatcattttatatttaattttgcaaccttcagtcattgttaaaacttgttgacaatactgtcggttaatagaaatttctaaaatccccttgtttctactcgattaaaaggtatattgcagaaactatgttagctacagtgttagctacaaatcacctgtgtcactccattaaacttatacacaatagtattgattcttgttttaatttaaaataaaatatgttattgtaggaatgaagcagaatgttcaaataattgaaacaactttttgtcctataattagtgcctttcattttaaaaattaaaaaatttttaatcaacgatatttggaagtttcgatctaaaatgaccaggaattgaaacagaaaatattttgatgccagtaaatacgtattcttcacacataaaacaaatatgaaaacaaacatcgatgtatatgaatgaattttgaaatggggaggaattatatgattatacccattctctgttgcgtttaattgtttcaattgatgtttcatgagaattttcatcgaatttttagagatcctggctgtaaggtctttttaaaattataagaacagattcaaactataacatttgaaaacttgtggttacaaaacttacttgtttctcataattatttaaatgaatctattcggcattttgagtgaccgtccctttatggctcggataacacctctccttcctttgggaaattccgaattatctgtcctccccgagctgcaaacctgatgacttagacagtagggaaaaacatcagggaaaacctctggctagaaaagtacgatagacgaacaaaatttaacggctgatggggagtatcaacaacatacaaggacaatcatcaacaaagtgtcgtaccgtgcgggtgaaatactggagtttcaataagatcttataaccatcgagttcagaacatcaaactttgtttgcataaagcaagtgtaaacaaagtgtcaaattacactaacactcgatctattaaatccgttccaccttgagcgttaattcattcaaggttcgtggtatcgatcgatcggtcggacgtgcccggtggctctttagttgatgatttgtaacagaatccttgcattaacacagattctcagaacacacaacttcacccagcagatatcgattacagtcagttgtcactaacaatgctaatatcaacaatttctttacctgttgatcctctggaagttttaactatatatattctctaggaacagtaggattttaatgatataactttactaatgagatcttaatgtcataaacggtatcgaaacttcttaattaatgtcgttatcgaagaagagactcgtaatcttctcaaacgaagagcacttgatgtttacaagtagaactcgatatcttagtttcttaaaatgtgtttctgtgtttactttctaaatgtaaactttattcaaaacgagccgttcattcgttacaggccgttaataaaattgcactttgcacaaaggaattgccgttaataatttaagattctctgctcgtcgtacagggtatatatcgtaattattcacgacgatcgtaacgtttaagtccaattcgagcttaaaatcccacgtgagctatactaccacaatggcctgaatttctatttgttcgtttactgcctgtttgtactcggagcatccgttgtaaattacagcaaaatcttctaatgtgttccagaatatgtcttcatggaatttcaataatttattatatctatagataacaaatgtaaaacttattaatttataattaatataaaataagagagcacgaaacttcctattttatggacatattaaatatttgtaaaaaattctgtatcattagtatcactttaattactttaaaggatataatcccataaagccgtgacccctgaaagaatcgatgttcacgcgtgacaaattggcgtcgaagttccggtatgaacgttactagagctgataccagctaggggcacaggtatatgttctgggttcattatatatttataaaggggctgccgattcaacgagtggtccgggtaaatttaaattgtaaatagacagagatttcaagtaaaagcctggataagagcggatatggtatgagagtctgtggtggaaagaggaacagactgcttttatttgtaaagtttgaatttcctcgatatcgaaggtgtttaagccgcaagtgtgtttcatgttaatcgttcatgttaattcattcgagaccgagattttattgtaatacgattcctgggtgtcagtacgatctgaatgttttgttagaatgatactgtgcttttctctctctcgaatatccttttcatattttaattttaaatcgatgacaatcttaaattttatgcctcgtgtttttaaaatataaaattatatactatgttatactataatgtattatgtacagttatatatattatgcctactgattgatatgaattttctttcggtctcgaatgcgttaaaacggagcgcaaagaagtcgaaattacttattgtaattggtaaaacatcgtgaaaggcagacagatacaagaaagaagttaaactataaattatatttgcgacattgttatgtttttgctttctttaagactttcatcaagacagccgacctataaatattaatcgaccaatttctctaagcttgtaacttcaaattaatgtttatatatataaagagttacgtattaatgtatctaaatatttaaaaagatgtttaatgttataaatgatggatattaaagatgttcaaaagaatgtagtcttcgcgtgttctttatcatatccctgatcaaagacactccaatattattacaatatccaattacatattgatacacaagattatcatttataacattttggttttcttaattgagttattcatttagtacaaatgataagtaattagtaataattcataaaaaaaaaaaaaaaaaaaaaacggtattgtagtagaaatattataagaaaacattttctgtttcagtgtagagttactcctttttatagacagtgtcgtacaaatccgtacgtctttgagaaaatgtatctttgagaaaaggtatctgagcccttacttcctcaacaactttcaaatctgagagaaaagaaaaacataccaagtaataagtaatgcttgctaataaattcagcaaatacagagggagccggcaaaatcgataaaacaacgagactcaaagttaattacatcgtggatttctcgcttttaacgttaagctggaaattaccgatatcggtgaccaccatattttcctgagtttccaaatcgtaaaggattttcccccagggatttgtcgactgtgtatgtccccatgcgacataacttgctgaaggaacacgagccggtgatatacaggcgacgtataattgattgtcattcgttctggaacgctgaagtaatgaccagtgcagtggtccagtggtcatattgaatgccgccggatatatcagcatttggcaacctaacacagagaaacgggaaatatgagaccactgaattttagttaactttgtagctgcacagtccacattccataatttatgaatatgcgagaacagtcctcttgtcgtgcttctaattcttttatttatttcattttcagcgaatatactggttttttaaattaagctcctttttatacagagttacagattatattgattatattttatatagaatatatttaagaaagatagttactttcctgctagttaagtattgttcgattaagctactgtacctttgttccgataaatgcgtgccatttcctcgaatatgatatcatagcaaatgccaataccctattttccagcccttcacatcaaacattgttagggaattaccaggactgagtgaatcactctctcgaaaagtaatcttgttgggaatgtcgatgtcgaatagatgtacctaataatataaaaatatagttgctaactctattgctgtaacttttgtaatttaacatcaatgttacgaacttttaaactttaattgttttttatttaataactgacagcgtttttatcactttcttttattaaaaagttttatcatttaataatatttgagaaggaatattttttaagaaaaaataagttttttcctatgtgaaaaatttatgttacaaaacaaatatattgtccaaatcttatatattatattacgacaaaaatatatgtttctcgtatcaagacgtattttataaacctataacatattttttaaattatagaattggttatagtacacgtatgtacatatgtatattcctaaattattcctagatagagtcactttctccaccccaatattttcaatttcaaagccacatggaggtatattatttaccttccggtgttttcctatcaaagttccatcgggaccccaaatagtacaggtattgtacaatttatcgccctctatttcaggtatcgtaccaccaactacataaatgctgttttctcTAGCTGCcatcgataaagcaacgctcgtttcaccatcaggaatactctcggcgtattttggaaagtattctgcattgcaatatttcaattaatgaaaaataactgtcctttgttccaaccataaattaggttgaaatgtttgtcaattttttattttttaaattattaaaataactaaattttatatttcgatttacttaaatatataattacttagataatagtacatataataaattgtttctacaggttcaagatgaaaaatgaatatttagaaatgtttaattacaatcatgctatttgggttagtaccagtgacttgttacgtaacgactttgctagtactttttgaagcataaagttagattttaactaactttaatttttaactactataggtggaattataaatacaaaataattgataatactagtttataagtacctaattattagtatcttaaaaaatatatttatacaaaaatcacgataatcataaaagtggggaaattctatattctcgagtcaattcacaatctttatggaagtataaacgataaggtaatttgtctacttttacttttttctatatagttgttatacatataataaattattagaaaaagaaacaaattattacgtattccatatgccgaattaaagcattcaggaagagcgataatatcagcattatgctctttcgcgctggaaatgtaggaaactgcccgctctacatttttgcttttacttcatttacttgaagttgtaccaacgccaagcgaaatgctaaaatgttggaaaatttaaatacactcggttatatatttcccatactttttatctataaatactttatacatagtgaatactttctcgacatcgttcgcactacttgtttagcgatgttcgtaagtatcataatgttctttgaggttatgtattttactactcgatatcaacattacgtaaacaatacgcggggatttttaataattattgataaagtttaggacattaaatttgatgtaattgtaaacattattacatattataattaaatgtaattttcagttaagggtaagaaaagaaatatacttttgtaaaaatacactttattataaaatctgtataaataaaattgtacaatttatcttgaaagtaaaatgaccgaatacgttactggaaaatattactgcctactaaatgatcgagatcttgatctttctcgtcttttgtgtttctttctgtctgcataatctctgggtttcttatctctaactttttctctttctttgcctttctttttatgtttcttacttgatctttcagacgagcaatcgtgcttcttacgtttctttgacttcttcaatctttttaatttataagaatcattactattagagttacttctttctcttcgtctcttcttttcagaatcactatcgctgtcatcattagattcggagcgcctttttcgtctttctgattttttatcccccactttatcatacttgttcttattctgcatcgtacttccgattttctttcttttattactacttttgtcaccatcttcaccgtcttcggggtcaggggacattgatctttttctatccatcttttgcttgagtcccttggattccttgtccttatattcctcatacttttttgtatctgaaattaaccccataaaatactgaaagctaaaacctctacatttatcatattttatataaaaatagaagggacctttaaaaaattgcatgcaacaacacacttacaggtactcttgaattagtttttctacatgtccgattatgtctttatatgtatatgtcaattcaaatttgttttcttaaaagtcccttgatgaaaaactaacacttcatattaactttgaacttttgagttcttagaacattctgatttagtcactggccgtaccataaattcatttacagatattatatttccaccaagagctagttttattatgagccttcctgcatcatcatcaaatccttctatatgaccataattattactttgttttccagctataattttcacaaatgttcctttctcgattttaacttcttcctcttcttttttggaatctgtatttttcttctgcaatgctactttgtctgctccaagacccataccttttggtcgtaattctggtatgacagctgctactaatctgtaatagttagaataaacgattgtgaaataaaaaatgatgttctctgtttactttccaataagtgatgtattaaatacatataattaatttaatccagagtaaaattcatacttttcatttcaaccaattccctttcctggttgccatcccattccccttaacattgctacaccaaaagcatcaataggaattttttcataatcttctaacgtagactgaaaaatacaaaacgatatttataatatgcaaatgtaatacatctgcgcattgcacatcaatatgttgataacgtacctgttctttgcctcctaatgattcatcttttactaaaggtaaagttaaatcatttgttttagtttcatgttcattctttgacttaagttcctcaatgatttctttagccgcttgctcttctaaagtaacaactttattttcactatcttcaactggctctttctttctatattgatattattggcgatgtttttccattagatagctttgattttgcctcgttaacactagcgtctcctaccttttccttatctgccttcggaaggtaaatgtctgcatctattttattaacaattctatcatgccaggtttttgaacctagtaatggaataattagaggttcatcttttttttcttcctcactgaaataaaaaaattgttttcaaatatatatattccgctattggtgatttttataggttaggttgaggttatatgtttcttgattataaattttactttttgaactcaccctattactttaatacctttctcatcgaggcattcaatgtaatcaactttctttttttcttgtggaatagcattttttaacacaggtttcttaatagatttcttctttccttcttctgccatttattcgttattttaacactgacttatagatcaatacacatgtatatactagacataaagattgatgtcacttgaaactatgtacatgaatctaatatcttattatactttattaatctactcaaaattacttgcacattactaaaatttcattccgacaatgtatcaagcgcctgaataagtgacattaaagtaaacatatatgagagaggaaataagaagaactgacgcctatggttttctatgttacagagctagtgctgcaccatacggccaaatgccgaaggtggcttatgctagtatatacctgcctatacgtttcaatcagaaaatcgatattatgtggtcgtgtgaaaattcacatttccctaggagctgtattttgatagatttaagcttctaatggagcattttaaacgtatagagtatactatgaagtagatagtagtgcggatcattttatattcatagaaaatttgaatgtatagaaatgtacaaaatgctcatgatatgcaaagatatgcaaaatattcaaagtaaaccaatcatcaaaaagtttagaaggtgaaacaaatttctttaataacacctagattaatttttatttgttaacaatcccatatataaccatagctttcgcccggcgcatatacgcgcccatacatgcgttaataagataagaggaaataaaagacagattatcgataaaatacactaacacatatgtaatacgtggatatattatcactcagattacacatattatatattataagggaatatgtataccacgtatatatgtagaacgaacatttcaaacttgtttatagcccgtgcgcacacatacatgcacgcatacgaacaatttttcgaactataattctattaataatttataaccatttatatttttatatttttatatttttatatgataaccatttatattttttaaaatatgttcttatggcatacatatttattccacgcttcatatctatccacatccgtaactgtaggtgacattgtttttaacaattttgctattatttcataattctttaattcatatttcaaagtcgtaacagatgtttcttttttttttttcaagtttttcccatattggacttatttctagcagccatgcttgcttacaaagcaattttatatccacgcaagaatatttttcagtagattttattatgtggtttacaatatccatattctctaataactggttgctaaggtataatttgaacataccaagtcgagtaacttcatttggtaatgataagtatattttcttttcaagaaaaagtctgcgtaaagctgcatcaatgtccgtaataatatatttacaataaatattattgttctgttatattaataataacaaaggaatattccgcacaacacaataattaagattaagataatgaataattatgatattaagatattttctacttagaaaacattgaaatagggtgatatacataccacgggcaattagttgcagccaaaagaactacattagaattttcgttagatactaatccatccaatctagaaagaagttctgatctgattctctttgcaggttcagacaatgtacagtttactcctttatttgtgcctatccagtcaatctcatcgataaaaataattgtaggcgaaaaattataggcaagttcaaataaaacctgttcagtttaacaaatgtatttattatttattaaatattatattcaaaattccttaaattcattgtttcatcacgaacgtaatatcatttcgttttccaaacaactattctatttatatatgattattattatatatgatatattctagaatctcttcttcgtagacaaaggaaatcaacttagacggatatacttctcgggatcacctctccatttgctcaccaatgagctggccgttatgttaaaaaaggtgcattggcattctgttgcgactgccttcgccaacatcgtcttccctatttcgtaattgcttgtaaacatgtacgggaatgaaagaaatacgagtatcttacctgtaccaggtggtccgtatagcagaatacctttccagggagaaaatgggcctttgaaaaagataaggtacttgaggagatacacaatggcctgcttaatagcagatttacattcctctaggcctacaatgttgtcccaatatacatttaattttgtcagtatgatttcctgcgacaatacaaagatgaaatggcgcataatctccgtattaatttccgtaagtgttatgtaattcgttatttaaaactttactgaaatcagtatttacaatacgtatattaatcgaaaataacttacgcatgaaatgtcttcaataatctttcgtaattccagattgtctatataaagcttctgagcctattttgatatctttgattgcgtggattgttccattaagatgttaaatagctcctcttctgatgaagattcatcgctttcattggcgaaaattgatgtcactgtcattgcgagattaatatcatccgtagcatcacccctcatcttctgttgtgcattcctccctttcacagacccagatacagactcacttctcgtttgtttgctaacagatttgacacgttttactacttcttcgaagattgaatgatattgtaatcgatacgttgaatacgttgagaacgttgaatagtgttaaataatttaaattcttacactttgttcgcatttgtcatttccctcgtctttatttccttttcagttattttcttgcacaatataggatatttttggaatttcatcttgtaataattttcatattctgtaagaataatttccaaatcgacgttgtcgcagactcgatatttccgaggtagacgagcttcccggattaatacatcgctaatgtctacatatctaaaaaatataatttttaattcattgaacaaattttatgctatgagtacacactatacgataatcatcaattaactgttttatttctaggtaagacagacaaaaagaatgtactgtttatttattattatataaatcctcggcgataattttttgccttctgctttttaatttctaatttttaaagtttgaatttaaatatattttcatttataactagttaatctacgttatcgattgagttattctataactactgagttaccgatgtcgattttcaaattttggttccttcccctctttccgcactaatttctatttcgattggtcaccgatattattcgaaaaaattgcaactaagaagatatctaaattgcaatgtactcacccattgcgttccaaataatcacatataaggtacaatatgttccgattacgttccgaagtacgactctcctcctaatgcgacatttattttttttattattaacaataattattaataatataaagattttcatgcaattttctgttacattgcgagtttaataaatttgttacacataattttgttatctactatcttgatacgtgcaaagataaatctgaatgatatataatacagcgtaaatggctataaataattaattattgacaataattataagaattatcgaaagaaaaaatcatagatactatgtgcgagtgtaaaatatcacaaaaaatgaacaacaattgtgaaaaacgcaatatggcaaatcaatgacaaaacacactcatgactgtcatggaagttccaaagtctaaaatctagaatattccttacctcttttcgcaaattatgagatatcttatttgtggtaccttgcagcgataaatcaccgttcattgtgatagttttaaatgtgataatgatatccttgtattgactatcgtttttcgatagttacgagaattttcgtttattactttgagacaatccgtcacttcctttctcttataatgtttcccttcaactccgttgaaaactgagcatcaaacaggagacgaacgatttgttcgcacacataagcagggtgcgaatataatgatggaatagtcgaatcccgtctactgtatagtaagacggatgcgacatggaaatagaaagagaaggctgtatataagcattttctgtccttgtttaatcaggcatgcacactagtggacactgacggcgctcgtttaccgttgttacacatttccggcacaagtacgcgggcattagagaagaacggaacggtctctctctttacccctatatcgcgtttttagttcgctcacgcgctctgtacttatatctattacatttccaccataagcagcggccgtgcagtgacttacaaaagtttcgaactcgcggacgtttaatcacgttccctactccgaaggggtaagtacaaagttgctcgtctcagtactcttgttagaagttttatcatctctttcatttcgtggctacaagtttttccaggaaattcttatcgttttacaagggctgtgggacacaatgacgtcagctatcgatcatatacgcgaatttgttgtaaattaattaggagaatatctggagttctttatcgttgccagctgtaaaatattagaatttttcatttataattgtcatattttcgactcttccgttgccaagaccatcttgaaagatttttggtatgttccatcgcccttgttaaaagtgtgcccattggttagctatattgattttaaaaaccaatacgtatatcaagtttattatctcacagaaacaaagaaattcgttttattaacgaattttcgatgtttcttctcaatttcctttagcatcgaacgaagaacattatttgatcaaacgtttcatcgttcagattatatttcgtttaaaaagattgaaattgatattgagataaaatcaaaaagtatccgttgttctcgaacattctagtattccttcgccgctcgggagaaagacaggtatgaggaaagaggatattttttttattaactttttaatattgatattt
Proteins encoded in this region:
- the LOC126928477 gene encoding protein FAM133-like, yielding MGLGADKVALQKKNTDSKKEEEEVKIEKGTFVKIIAGKQNTKKYEEYKDKESKGLKQKMDRKRSMSPDPEDGEDGDKSSNKRKKIGSTMQNKNKYDKVGDKKSERRKRRSESNDDSDSDSEKKRRRERSNSNSNDSYKLKRLKKSKKRKKHDCSSERSSKKHKKKGKEREKVRDKKPRDYADRKKHKRRERSRSRSFSRQ